One window from the genome of Acaryochloris thomasi RCC1774 encodes:
- the clpB gene encoding ATP-dependent chaperone ClpB yields the protein MQPTNPNQFTEKAWAAIANSQNIVKQARQQHMESIHLMQALLEEEGLASQIFNKAGANVQEVRDRTASVINGQAKLAQPSDSIYCGRSLDQLLDQAEALRKEFNDDYISVEHLVLAFAKDDQFGKPLMKGLGLDEAKLKKVIEDIRGNQRVTDQTPEVKYESLEKYGRDLTELARSGKLDPVIGRDDEIRRTIQILSRRTKNNPVLIGEPGVGKTAIAEGLAQRIIARDVPESLRDRQLIALDMGSLIAGAKFRGEFEERLKAVLKEVMDSEGQIILFIDEIHTVVGAGASQGAMDAGNLLKPMLARGELRCIGATTLDEYRKYIEKDAALERRFQQVYIDQPSITDTVSILRGLKERYEVHHGVKIADSALVAAATLSTRYISDRFLPDKAIDLMDEAAAKLKMEITSKPEELDEIDRKILQFEMERLSLQKESDRASKDRLKSLEKELADLKEEQSSLTTQWQSEKEGIDQLQVIKEEIDRVNIEIQKAERNYDLNQAAELKYGKLTQLQSDLEEAEEKLGDTQDKSSSLLRDEVTEADIAEIISKWTGIPVSKLVASEMEKLLHLEDELHERVIGQDEAVTAVSDAIQRSRAGLADPNKPIASFIFLGPTGVGKTELGKALASYLFDTEEAIVRIDMSEYMEKHSVSRLVGAPPGYVGYDEGGQLTEAVRRRPFSVILFDEIEKAHPDVFNIMLQILDDGRVTDSQGRTVDFKNAIIIMTSNVGSSHILDMAGDDDRYSEMQSLVMGEMRSHFRPEFLNRIDDTIIFHSLRKDQLREIVKIQVQLLEKRLADRKMSLKLSEEALDFLAEVGFDPVYGARPLKRAVQRELETQIAKAILRSEFGDGDTIYVDVENERLSFKGLSAERMTAKS from the coding sequence ATGCAACCCACAAACCCCAACCAATTTACTGAAAAAGCCTGGGCTGCGATCGCAAATTCGCAGAACATCGTCAAACAGGCCCGCCAGCAGCACATGGAGAGCATCCATTTGATGCAGGCGCTGCTAGAGGAAGAGGGGTTAGCCAGTCAGATTTTTAATAAAGCCGGGGCCAACGTCCAAGAGGTTCGAGATCGTACCGCCTCAGTCATTAATGGACAGGCAAAGCTTGCCCAACCGAGTGACTCTATCTATTGCGGTCGCAGCCTCGACCAGCTTCTCGATCAGGCCGAAGCCCTGCGAAAAGAATTCAACGATGACTACATTTCTGTTGAGCATCTGGTTTTAGCCTTTGCTAAAGACGATCAGTTTGGCAAGCCACTCATGAAAGGGCTAGGGCTCGATGAAGCCAAGCTCAAAAAAGTGATTGAAGACATCAGAGGAAACCAACGAGTGACCGACCAGACCCCAGAAGTGAAGTACGAATCCCTAGAAAAATATGGTCGAGACCTCACGGAGCTGGCACGCTCCGGCAAACTTGATCCTGTTATTGGTCGAGACGACGAGATTCGCCGCACTATCCAGATTTTGTCTCGCCGCACCAAGAATAACCCCGTGCTGATTGGGGAACCGGGCGTGGGCAAAACGGCCATTGCAGAAGGATTAGCTCAGCGCATTATTGCCCGTGATGTACCCGAGTCTTTACGTGATCGTCAACTGATTGCCCTCGATATGGGTTCCCTGATTGCAGGCGCAAAGTTCCGAGGTGAATTTGAAGAACGCCTTAAGGCTGTCCTTAAAGAAGTGATGGACTCCGAGGGGCAGATCATCTTGTTCATTGATGAAATTCATACGGTGGTAGGTGCAGGCGCTAGCCAAGGCGCAATGGATGCCGGAAATCTATTGAAGCCAATGCTGGCAAGAGGTGAGCTTCGTTGTATAGGCGCGACAACGTTGGATGAATATCGTAAATACATTGAAAAAGATGCGGCATTGGAACGGCGTTTTCAGCAGGTATACATCGATCAACCCAGTATTACGGATACCGTCTCAATTTTGCGCGGTCTAAAAGAACGCTACGAAGTTCACCACGGCGTCAAGATTGCAGACAGTGCCTTAGTTGCAGCAGCAACGCTGTCGACGAGGTATATTTCGGATCGCTTCTTGCCGGACAAGGCCATTGATTTAATGGATGAGGCCGCCGCCAAGCTGAAGATGGAGATCACGTCTAAGCCGGAGGAGCTAGATGAGATTGATCGCAAGATTCTGCAGTTTGAGATGGAACGGTTATCTCTGCAAAAGGAAAGCGATCGCGCCTCTAAAGATCGTCTCAAGTCTTTAGAGAAAGAGCTGGCAGACCTCAAAGAAGAACAGTCAAGCCTTACAACCCAGTGGCAGTCTGAGAAAGAAGGGATTGATCAGCTTCAGGTGATCAAAGAAGAAATCGATCGCGTCAATATTGAGATTCAGAAAGCTGAACGCAACTACGACCTTAATCAGGCCGCAGAGCTGAAGTACGGCAAGCTCACGCAGCTCCAGTCAGATCTAGAGGAAGCCGAAGAAAAGCTAGGAGACACGCAGGACAAAAGTTCGTCGTTACTGCGTGATGAAGTGACAGAAGCCGATATTGCCGAAATTATTTCCAAGTGGACCGGCATTCCCGTCAGTAAGCTAGTGGCTTCTGAGATGGAAAAACTGCTCCATCTTGAAGATGAGCTGCACGAACGCGTGATTGGTCAGGATGAAGCGGTGACAGCGGTTTCTGATGCGATTCAGCGATCGCGAGCGGGACTCGCCGATCCCAATAAGCCCATTGCGAGCTTTATTTTCTTGGGTCCAACCGGGGTCGGTAAAACTGAGCTAGGTAAAGCTTTGGCATCCTATCTCTTTGATACAGAAGAAGCCATTGTCCGCATTGATATGTCGGAGTACATGGAGAAACATTCGGTATCACGTCTCGTCGGTGCGCCTCCGGGATATGTGGGCTATGACGAAGGGGGGCAGCTCACTGAAGCCGTTCGGCGGCGTCCATTCTCAGTCATTTTGTTTGATGAAATCGAGAAGGCCCACCCTGACGTATTCAACATCATGCTCCAGATTCTCGACGATGGTCGAGTGACTGATTCTCAGGGCCGTACGGTGGATTTCAAGAATGCCATTATTATTATGACCAGCAATGTTGGCTCTAGTCATATTTTGGACATGGCAGGAGATGACGATCGCTATTCTGAGATGCAGAGTTTGGTGATGGGAGAGATGCGATCGCACTTTCGCCCTGAGTTCTTGAACCGCATTGACGACACGATCATCTTCCATAGCCTACGGAAAGATCAGCTCCGAGAGATTGTGAAGATCCAGGTGCAGCTATTAGAGAAGCGCTTAGCCGACCGCAAGATGTCGCTGAAGCTCTCAGAAGAAGCCCTCGACTTCTTGGCCGAGGTTGGCTTTGATCCAGTGTACGGCGCTAGACCATTGAAGCGTGCTGTTCAAAGAGAGTTAGAGACACAGATTGCCAAAGCGATTTTACGCAGTGAGTTTG